A stretch of DNA from Erwinia aphidicola:
CGTCGCTCATGCAGCCGATCAGGGCAACGGTAAAGTCACCTTTTACGGTTCAATCGTCAATGCTCCCTGCTCAATCGCACCAGGTGTGGACGATCAAAAAATTCCATTGGGTCAGGTCTCTAATTCGGACCTGGCGAACGGTGGCGAGCAGAAAGCCGTCGACTTCACCATCGATCTACAGAACTGTGACGATGCAACTAAGCACACGGTAACCGCGACCTTCACCGGTATGGCGGGCGTTGATGGCCGTCTCGGTATTACCGGGGAAGCGAAAGGCGCCAGTATTTTACTGCGCGACGGCAGCGGTAAGAAAATCGAGCTGGGCACGCCAACCACCGCGCAGACGTTAAACGGTAACGCGAACACGCTGCAGTTTACCGCCGCCCTGAAGGGTGATGGCACCAAAGATGCGCCAGTTGAGATTGGCACCGGTGCATTTACAGCAGTTACTAACTTTACACTGGCCTATCAGTAATTCACCTCCGCCAGATAAATAACAGAGCGCCTGCAATAGCAGGCGCTATTTATCGCCCGTTGAGCATCAACCAGTGACGATTTGTGGGACCATGGGAAAAATGACCTTTACAATCAAATCGCCAGCATTCCTGGTTATTTCCATTTTTCTGGCGCTAAGTTCAACTTTGAATAGGGTTCATGCTGAAGATATTCAGTTTAACACCGATCTTTTAGACGTCGACGATCGTAATAATATTGACGTCACTAATTTTGCGCGCAAAGGCTACATTATGCCTGGCCGCTATACCCTTAATGTCCGGCTGAACGGTGACGCACTGGGCGACCGCAGCGTGGATTTTTACACCCCCAAAGAGCATCCCGATGAGAGCCTTCCCTGCCTGACACCGCAGCTGGTGGATGAACTGGGTCTGAAATCGGCGGCGACCGATGCCCTTAAATGGTGGCACGGCGGCGAATGTCTGGCAACCAGCAGCCTGGCAGGAACGCTGGTGCGCGGCGAGCTGGCTAACTCGACGCTGTCGATCAGTATGCCGCAGGAGTTTTTGCAGTATCAGTCCGCCAACTGGGACCCGCCCTCGCGCTGGGATAACGGCATTCCCGGGCTGCTGTTTGACTACAACCTCAATACCCAGGCGCGCTTTAACGCCCACTCCGGCGACCAGCGCAGCCTGAGCGGCTCCGGTGTCGCGGGTGCCAATGCCGGCCCCTGGCGTCTGCGTGCTGACTGGCAGGGGCGGCGCGACAGCCAGCGTGGTGAAACGCGCAGCAGCTTTGACTGGACGCGCTATTACGCCTACCGCGCGCTGCCGCAGCTGGGGGCCAAGCTGACGCTGGGCGAGGATTATCTGGTCTCCGATATTTTTGACAGCTTTCGCTTTGCTGGCGCCAGCGTGGTCACCGACAGCAATATGCTGCCGCCCAACCTGCGCGGTTATGCACCGGAAGTGACGGGCGTCGCCCGTACCAATGCCCGCGTGGTGGTGATGCATCAGGGCCGCGTGCTTTATCAGTCCCAGGTCGCTGCCGGGCCATTTCGCATTCAGGATATTGATGATTCAGTGATTGGCGAACTGGATGTGCGGGTGGAGGAAGAAGACGGCACGGTGCAGACCTTCACGCTCAATACCGCCACGGTGCCTTATCTGACGCGCCCGGGACAGGTACGCTACAAAATGGCGCTGGGCCGACCGGTAAACTGGCAGCACGCGGCCAACGGACCGGAATTTGCCAGCGCGGAGTTCTCGTGGGGAGTCAACAACGGCTGGTCGCTGTACGGCGGCGCAATTGGCAGCGATAAATATCAGGCGCTGGCCGGCGGTATCGGTCGCGATCTGCTGGCATTTGGCGCGATGTCGTTTGACGTCACGCACTCAATGGCGCAGCTGGCGACGGGGGAGTCGCGCGCGGGAAATTCCTATCGCCTGAGCTACTCAAAGCGTTTTGATGATTACGGCAGCCAGGTGACCTTTGCCGGTTATCGCTTCTCTGAAAGCCAGTTTATGACCATGGACGAGTTCCTGGATGCGCAATCGCAGCGGGACCGCACCAGCAACAGCCGCGAGATGTATATGGTAACGCTGGCACAGGATATCCGCCCGCTGGCCGCCAGCGTGCAGCTGAGCTATAACCGGCAAACCTGGTGGGACAAGCCCGATACGGAACGTTTTAGCCTGGCCATGTCACGCTATTTTGATCTGATGGAGTGGCGCAATCTCAGCCTTTCGCTCTCCGCCTGGCGCAACCGGGATAATCAGAGCAGTGACAAAGGGCTCTATTTATCGCTCTCGCTACCTTTTGGCGACAATAAGACCATCAGCTACAGCGGTTCAACCGGGCGTGATAACAACACTCAGCAGGTCAATTATTATCAGCGGCTGAATAATAGCGACAGCTATAGCCTGAGCGCCGGCAGCAGTAATAACAGTGCTGCGATGGCGGGATATTACATTCATGAAGGTAATGCCGGCCAGATGACCGCCAGTGCCAATATTCAGCCGGGTAATTATCAGGCGTTTGGCGCCACGATGAAAGGGGGCATAAGTGCCACAACTGAGGGCATGGCGCTACACCGCCAGAATAGTCCTGGCGGCACGCGCTTATTACTGGATACCGACGGCGTGGCGGATATTCCGGTGAAATCAACTTCAGGCACGGCCCGTAGTAATCGCTTTGGCAAAATGGTGATATCCGATGTCAGCAGTTATTACCGCAACCAGGTAGGCATTGATATTAACCGATTACCTGAAAATGCCGAAGTCACCTCCTCAATGGTGCGGGTAACCCTGACCGAGGGGGCCATCGGCTACCGGCACTTTTCCGTGCTGGCAGGGCAGAAGGCTATGGCGGTTATCCGCCTGGCTGATGGGAGCTTCCCGCCTTTTGGTGCCCAGGTATTTAACGCGCGCCAGCAGGAAGTGGGGCTGGTCGCTGATGGTGGCAGTGTGTACCTCAGCGGGCTGCAGTCCGGGCAACAGATGTCAGTGCACTGGGATGGAAAAACGCAGTGCACGCTGACGCTACCGCAGCTGGATTCAGCATCGCTGGCGAACCTGCTGCTGCCTTGCTTCAAAGCCGTAGCAAAAAACACCGAACTTTCGCAGGCTGCAAAATAAAGGAACAGTAAATGAAATCATTAATCAAGCCGGCTGCGCTAAAAACCATCGCGGCCACCACTCTGTTTATCTCCTCATTCTCATGGGGCGCTATCGCACTGGACCGTACGCGCATTATTATGGATGCCGATAATCCCTCCGTCAGCCTGACTGTCACCAATGAGAGCCAGCGTTTACCCTATCTGGCACAGGGGTGGCTGGAAAACGAGCATGGAGAGAAAATAACCACGCCCTTAACTGTCTTGCCACCGGTTCAGCGCATTGAGCCGGGCGAAAAAAGCCAGGTTAAAATCCAGTCGCTTCCCAGCGCTAATTTACTGGCGCAGGATAAAGAGACACTTTTTTATTTCAATCTGCGCGAGATCCCACCGCGCGCCGATAAGCCGAATACTTTGCAAGTGGCGCTGCAAACCAAAATAAAGCTGTTTTACCGCCCGGCATCGCTGCAGCTGTCACCAGGTGCCTATGCCAATCCGGTACAGCTGCAGGTCAGACTGACGCGCGTTGGCGATGATTACCGTATTGAAAACCCGACGGGATACTACATCACCTTCGTCGGAGCCAGCCGCCATGAGGGGGAAGAGTCGGTCCGCGGGTTTGCGCCGCTGATGGTCGGCCCGCGGCAGAATGTGATGCTGGGCGGCAGCGCGGCAGCGCTGGGAGATGCCCCGGTGCTGCAGTACGTTAATGATTTTGGCGGACGCGTCGCGCTGCACTTCCGTTGTCAGGCGGGCAGCTGCAGGGCGGTGGCTAAATCATGAGGCGGGCACTGGTTCTGCTGCTGGTGCTGCTGCTGCCGCTGCACGCGCTGGCATTTGAGTGTATCGACAAGCGCGATGGCAAACCGTTTGATGCGGTGGGGCAGCGCAATATTGACGTCACCGTCAATCTGTCACCAGAGATTATTATTGGCGACGTGGTGGTGTTTGACCTCTCGGACACTTTCACCTGCCGCAATACTAACCCCAGAGTCTATGTCGACTATATGCGCCTTAACTCGGGGACCTATCAAACTTCGCTGGATGAGTCATTCAGCAGCGGACTGGAGGTTAACGGCACCCGCTATCTTAATCCGATCAACTCGCCGATTACCGTATTCGAGCTGCGCGACGGCAACTGGCACGATCTGCAGGTAAAAGCCTTTTACCAGTTAAAGAACAGCCCGGGGCGCGGCGTGTTTATCAAGGCCGGGACGGTGGTCGCCAGCATGCAGATGTACAAATGGAGTGCGCCAGCGGGCGGGGTGTTTACCGCCAACTGGCGCATTCTTGCCGCCAACGATGCCTATTACACCGCCGGCACCTGCGAGATCAACAACAGCCAGGACATTAATATCGATTTTGGCTTTGTCGCCCGCAATCAGCTGACGCAAAGCGCCAGTCTCAGTCCGTTCAGGCAGCAGGTGAATATTCCCTATCGGTGTAAAGACACCAGTAACTGGGCGGTGAAGCTGACGCTGTCGGCGGATGCCAGCAGCTTCTCCTCGCAGGCAATCAAAACCACCAACCCCGATTTGGGGGTAGAGCTGTACCACGACGGCCAGCTGATCAAGCCTTTCGACAGCATCAACAGCCGTATCGTAAACGGTATCGGCAGCGACGATTTCACCTTTGCTCTGGTGAGGTCGGGCAATGCTCAGGTGGCGACCGGCGAGTTTAACGCCACCGCGATATTAGTGATGAGCCTGCAGTAGGGGCCGGAACGCTGGAACAAGGATGCACTATGACCGACCGTGCTTATATTACCGTCATGATGTTGGACAGTGACCGCTATTTTCAGGAGGGCGTAGTGCAGGTGCTGAAGAATCAGCTGCCGCACACGGTGGTCAGGCACAGCGCACAACTTCAGGGCAACGTCGATCTGCTGATCGCCGGGTGTGACGCGGTTTCGCTCTGTGCCGCGCAGCATTTCGCCGCAAGCATGTCGCCGCACGGCCAGCTGATCACCATCACCGATACCGCGCAACAGCGCTGGCAGTCGTTACCGCCGCTGCTGCAGGCCTGCCCGCAGTGGCTGTTGCATCGTCGCCAGTCGGAGGCCCAGCTGGCAGCGCTTTTGCGCCGGGTTATGCCGCCCGATACCCGGCTTATCATGATAGTCGACCCGCGTGCGCACAGTGAAGAGAAGCTGACGCCGCGGGAAAAAACGCTGATCGAATTGCTGCGCGTTAATGCGACACCGCACCAGATAGCGAGGTGTATGGCGCTGCATCCGAAAACGGTCAGCACCTATAAACGGTCGGTAATGCACAAGCTGGGGATGCAGAAGAATCTGGAGCTGTATCACTGGTTACTTTATTCATAAGGATGCAAATCATGAGCGGATACAGGCAGTGGCTGTGGGCCATCATGCTGGCGGCGAGCGGCGCCGTGGCGGCGGATAACAGTAATGGGTTCGGTAAAATTAATATGCGCGGGGTGGTGATCGATGCGCCCTGTTCGCTTGCACCGGAGTCGGCCAGCCTGGAAGTGGACTTCGGCCAGCTAAGCAGCGCCGCGCTGCGTAACGGGCGCGAATCTCAATCCGAAGAGTTCGTGCTCATTTTGCAACGCTGTTCCAGCATGCTGAAAAATCAGGTGCGCGTCACTTTTCAGGGGACCGCCTATTCAGACGGCCTGTTTGCAGTCGGCAGCGGCA
This window harbors:
- a CDS encoding fimbrial protein, producing the protein MEIKKITAVALFALATTGVAHAADQGNGKVTFYGSIVNAPCSIAPGVDDQKIPLGQVSNSDLANGGEQKAVDFTIDLQNCDDATKHTVTATFTGMAGVDGRLGITGEAKGASILLRDGSGKKIELGTPTTAQTLNGNANTLQFTAALKGDGTKDAPVEIGTGAFTAVTNFTLAYQ
- a CDS encoding outer membrane usher protein produces the protein MTFTIKSPAFLVISIFLALSSTLNRVHAEDIQFNTDLLDVDDRNNIDVTNFARKGYIMPGRYTLNVRLNGDALGDRSVDFYTPKEHPDESLPCLTPQLVDELGLKSAATDALKWWHGGECLATSSLAGTLVRGELANSTLSISMPQEFLQYQSANWDPPSRWDNGIPGLLFDYNLNTQARFNAHSGDQRSLSGSGVAGANAGPWRLRADWQGRRDSQRGETRSSFDWTRYYAYRALPQLGAKLTLGEDYLVSDIFDSFRFAGASVVTDSNMLPPNLRGYAPEVTGVARTNARVVVMHQGRVLYQSQVAAGPFRIQDIDDSVIGELDVRVEEEDGTVQTFTLNTATVPYLTRPGQVRYKMALGRPVNWQHAANGPEFASAEFSWGVNNGWSLYGGAIGSDKYQALAGGIGRDLLAFGAMSFDVTHSMAQLATGESRAGNSYRLSYSKRFDDYGSQVTFAGYRFSESQFMTMDEFLDAQSQRDRTSNSREMYMVTLAQDIRPLAASVQLSYNRQTWWDKPDTERFSLAMSRYFDLMEWRNLSLSLSAWRNRDNQSSDKGLYLSLSLPFGDNKTISYSGSTGRDNNTQQVNYYQRLNNSDSYSLSAGSSNNSAAMAGYYIHEGNAGQMTASANIQPGNYQAFGATMKGGISATTEGMALHRQNSPGGTRLLLDTDGVADIPVKSTSGTARSNRFGKMVISDVSSYYRNQVGIDINRLPENAEVTSSMVRVTLTEGAIGYRHFSVLAGQKAMAVIRLADGSFPPFGAQVFNARQQEVGLVADGGSVYLSGLQSGQQMSVHWDGKTQCTLTLPQLDSASLANLLLPCFKAVAKNTELSQAAK
- a CDS encoding fimbria/pilus periplasmic chaperone produces the protein MKSLIKPAALKTIAATTLFISSFSWGAIALDRTRIIMDADNPSVSLTVTNESQRLPYLAQGWLENEHGEKITTPLTVLPPVQRIEPGEKSQVKIQSLPSANLLAQDKETLFYFNLREIPPRADKPNTLQVALQTKIKLFYRPASLQLSPGAYANPVQLQVRLTRVGDDYRIENPTGYYITFVGASRHEGEESVRGFAPLMVGPRQNVMLGGSAAALGDAPVLQYVNDFGGRVALHFRCQAGSCRAVAKS
- a CDS encoding fimbrial protein, coding for MRRALVLLLVLLLPLHALAFECIDKRDGKPFDAVGQRNIDVTVNLSPEIIIGDVVVFDLSDTFTCRNTNPRVYVDYMRLNSGTYQTSLDESFSSGLEVNGTRYLNPINSPITVFELRDGNWHDLQVKAFYQLKNSPGRGVFIKAGTVVASMQMYKWSAPAGGVFTANWRILAANDAYYTAGTCEINNSQDINIDFGFVARNQLTQSASLSPFRQQVNIPYRCKDTSNWAVKLTLSADASSFSSQAIKTTNPDLGVELYHDGQLIKPFDSINSRIVNGIGSDDFTFALVRSGNAQVATGEFNATAILVMSLQ
- a CDS encoding helix-turn-helix transcriptional regulator; its protein translation is MTDRAYITVMMLDSDRYFQEGVVQVLKNQLPHTVVRHSAQLQGNVDLLIAGCDAVSLCAAQHFAASMSPHGQLITITDTAQQRWQSLPPLLQACPQWLLHRRQSEAQLAALLRRVMPPDTRLIMIVDPRAHSEEKLTPREKTLIELLRVNATPHQIARCMALHPKTVSTYKRSVMHKLGMQKNLELYHWLLYS
- a CDS encoding fimbrial protein; the protein is MSGYRQWLWAIMLAASGAVAADNSNGFGKINMRGVVIDAPCSLAPESASLEVDFGQLSSAALRNGRESQSEEFVLILQRCSSMLKNQVRVTFQGTAYSDGLFAVGSGNESIGLVLRDRNGQSVLNNQPVAWQRINDGDNKLVFSAAVKGREATIDTGNFQAQVLFLIEYN